The following proteins are encoded in a genomic region of Hydra vulgaris chromosome 05, alternate assembly HydraT2T_AEP:
- the LOC136080708 gene encoding uncharacterized protein LOC136080708 produces the protein MKELHIEFKKKYNYLKVGFSKFCELRPKWCIPVVVASGLHAVCVCQYHQNVKLLVQKIPGISDYKILLKLMVCSIENRDCMLHSCDKCPAKKVLLDYIDTLFTEKEISEVNFYQWQKSNYQCTLVPATLPLDEFIEMVYEQLDSLRVHHFISKSQATYYQHLKTNLKENQALVLLDFAENYSFLIQDAVQGFHWNNSQATVHPFVAYFIKDGKLDSQSYCVISDHLKHGTDAVHCFIGNVIDKLKQLQTFEHIIYFSDGAASQYKNYKNLINLCYHKHDFDMTAEWHFFATSHGKSPCDGVGGTVKRLVARASLQSLNDPIDTPSKMYSWCVQHIKGISFLFVDKVSIETHTTNFNLEERYRSCSTIPGTRNHHSFIPM, from the coding sequence ATGAAAGAGCTacatattgagtttaaaaagaaatataattatcttaaagttggattttcaaaattttgtgagCTAAGGCCCAAGTGGTGCATTCCTGTGGTTGTTGCTTCTGGTCTGCATGCAGTTTGTGTTTGCCAGtaccatcaaaatgtaaagCTCCTTGTACAGAAAATTCCTGGAATTTCTGATtacaaaatcttattaaaattaatggtttGTAGCATTGAAAATAGAGATTGTATGCTGCATAGCTGCGATAAATGTCCTGCTAAAAAGGTTTTGTTAGACTACATTGACACTTTGTTTacagaaaaagaaattagtgaAGTTAACTTTTATCAATGGCAAAAATCAAATTACCAATGTACTTTAGTACCAGCAACTCTACCTTTAGATGAATTTATTGAAATGGTTTATGAACAGTTAGATAGTTTACGAGTGCatcattttatatcaaaaagtcAAGCCACCTACTACCAACatttgaaaactaatttaaaagaaaatcaagcTTTGGTTCTTCTTGACTTTGcagaaaactatagttttctaATACAGGATGCAGTGCAAGGTTTTCACTGGAATAACAGCCAAGCAACTGTGCACCCCTTTGTTGcgtattttataaaagatggAAAACTTGATAGTCAAAGTTATTGTGTTATATCAGATCATCTGAAACATGGAACAGATGCTGTTCATTGCTTTATCGGTAATGTTATTGATAAACTTAAACAATTACAAACATTTGAACACATTATCTATTTTAGTGATGGAGCTGcatcacaatataaaaattacaaaaatcttaTCAACTTATGCTACCATAAACACGATTTTGACATGACTGCAGAGTGGCACTTTTTTGCAACATCGCATGGTAAAAGCCCTTGTGATGGTGTTGGTGGAACAGTGAAACGTCTTGTTGCACGAGCCAGTCTACAATCACTAAACGATCCTATTGACACACCAAGCAAAATGTACAGCTGGTGTGTTCAACACATCAAAGGAatatcttttctttttgttgacAAAGTTTCAATAGAAACACATACTACAAACTTCAATTTGGAAGAGAGATATCGTTCTTGTTCGACAATACCTGGGACACGAAACCACCACAGTTTTATCCCAATGTGA